The following coding sequences lie in one Arachis ipaensis cultivar K30076 chromosome B05, Araip1.1, whole genome shotgun sequence genomic window:
- the LOC107644897 gene encoding protein SGT1 homolog: MASDLEAKAKEAFVEDHFELAVELLSQAIDIEPTRAELYADRAQANIKLSNFTEAVADANKAIELNPSLSKAYMRKGMACMKLEEYQTAKAALEVGASLAPGESRFAKLIKECDKLIAEESYDTPIQEKTTTQEESANEVQPENVLPEQPPVSVVKSKYRHEFYQKPNEVVVTVFAKGIPRENVTVDFGEQILSVSINVPGEDPYVFQPRLFGKIIPSRCRYEVLSTKIEIRLVKADPIHWTSLEFTRATVPQMVVVPSATGINRPTYPSSKPTRVDWDKLEAQVKKEEKEEKLDGDAALNKFFREIYQDADEDTRRAMRKSFVESNGTVLSTNWKEVGSKKVEGSPPDGMELKKWEY; this comes from the exons ATGGCTTCTGATCTGGAAGCGAAAGCCAAAGAGGCGTTTGTGGAAGATCACTTTGAGCTGGCGGTTGAACTTCTCTCTCAGGCCATTGATATCGAACCCACCAGAGCTGAACTTTATGCCGACCGTGCCCAAGCCAACATCAAACTCTCCAACTTCACTG AGGCTGTTGCTGATGCAAACAAGGCAATTGAGTTAAATCCTTCTCTATCAAAGGCATATATGCGTAAAGG CATGGCGTGCATGAAACTTGAGGAATATCAAACTGCTAAGGCTGCTCTAGAGGTCGGTGCTTCATTAGCTCCAGGAGAATCAAGATTTGCTAAGTTAATCAAAGAATGTGATAAGCTTATTgcag AAGAATCTTATGACACACCAATACAGGAGAAGACCACAACACAGGAAGAATCAGCAAACGAAGTTCAGCCTGAGAATGTTCTTCCAGAGCAGCCTCCAGTTTCAGTGGTTAAATCTAAATATAG GCATGAGTTCTACCAGAAACCTAATGAGGTGGTTGTAACTGTATTTGCAAAGGGCATTCCAAGGGAAAATGTTACTGTTGACTTTGGCGAACAAATA CTGAGTGTTAGTATTAATGTTCCTGGAGAAGATCCATATGTTTTTCAACCTCGGTTATTTGGAAAG ATCATACCTTCCAGATGCCGATATGAAGTTTTGTCCACAAAAATTGAAATAAGACTCGTAAAAGCAGACCCTATTCACTGGACATCTCTTGAATTCACCAGAGCTACAGTTCCACAAATGGTTGTTGTCCCATCAG CCACAGGAATCAATAGACCAACTTACCCATCCTCAAAACCAACAAGGGTTGATTGGGATAAGCTTGAAGCTCAAGTAAAGAAAGAG gagaaagaagaaaagcttGATGGCGATGCAGCTCTAAACAAGTTTTTCCGGGAAATATATCAAGATGCGGACGAGGATACACGAAGAGCAATGAGAAAATCATTT GTGGAGTCTAACGGGACAGTGCTGTCAACAAACTGGAAAGAAGTGGGATCGAAGAAGGTGGAGGGAAGTCCTCCTGATGGCATGGAGTTGAAGAAATGGGAATATTAG